The Litchfieldia alkalitelluris genome has a window encoding:
- a CDS encoding tetratricopeptide repeat protein encodes MGNHTVNNRQHLTKIIPFVQTGEYYFKKGLKAYRKRDIYKAKKHLQRAIQIEPEDSMFQCQLAVVLTEIGEYTQSNRILLSIIEGIDHEMTECYYFIANNFAHLGLFQEAYKYANQYLDIDPDGEFAEDTEDLLDLLSIETDFVEEEVELQDELIVKQEKAREYLEAGELEKAIYLLKEIIEQYPDFWSAYNNLALAYFYSGEVKKAADILEDVLDKNPGNLHALCNMLVFLYYQRKNKKVKELTKRLESIHPILVEHRYKLGATFGLIGRYDLSYKWLRHLHKQGFQGDETFYYWLSHSAYFTDRIEQAKSAWARVLEENPDKKGSEPWAEGKSKNFNDILDKWLQGDFIEERLYGLYLLSKTNKSILKEDLEGLELHATLEQEFAEYICQISRVRKKDHSPEYIKNGYMTADMLCQFNKNNEHTAEGLYLTWFMIFDQAVIRSYSMGNCTAWAAATEYIWGKYQLSPSSQKEIAYKYGISQATITKYVKLVKELLQ; translated from the coding sequence ATGGGAAATCATACGGTAAATAATAGACAACATCTAACGAAAATAATCCCGTTTGTCCAAACAGGCGAATATTATTTCAAAAAGGGATTAAAAGCCTATCGGAAACGTGATATATATAAAGCAAAAAAACACTTACAGCGTGCTATTCAAATAGAACCAGAGGATTCAATGTTCCAATGTCAGCTCGCTGTTGTATTAACTGAGATTGGTGAATATACTCAATCCAATCGAATTCTATTATCTATTATCGAAGGTATCGATCATGAGATGACTGAATGCTATTATTTCATAGCAAATAATTTTGCCCATCTTGGATTGTTTCAGGAAGCTTATAAATATGCAAATCAGTATTTAGACATAGATCCAGATGGTGAGTTTGCAGAGGATACGGAAGATTTATTAGATTTATTAAGCATTGAAACGGACTTTGTTGAAGAAGAGGTAGAACTTCAGGATGAATTAATCGTTAAGCAAGAAAAAGCTCGAGAATACTTAGAAGCTGGCGAGTTAGAAAAAGCCATTTACTTATTAAAGGAAATCATTGAGCAATATCCAGATTTTTGGTCTGCTTATAACAATCTAGCTCTAGCATACTTCTATTCAGGTGAAGTGAAAAAAGCAGCTGATATTCTTGAGGATGTTCTAGATAAAAATCCAGGAAATCTACATGCATTATGTAATATGCTCGTATTTCTTTATTATCAACGTAAAAATAAAAAAGTGAAGGAACTTACGAAACGACTTGAATCAATTCATCCGATATTGGTTGAACATCGTTATAAGCTTGGTGCAACTTTTGGGCTTATTGGACGTTATGATCTTTCGTATAAATGGCTCCGTCATCTACACAAACAAGGGTTTCAAGGGGACGAAACTTTTTATTATTGGTTAAGTCATTCTGCTTACTTTACAGATCGAATAGAGCAGGCTAAAAGTGCGTGGGCTCGAGTGTTAGAAGAAAACCCGGACAAGAAAGGTTCTGAACCTTGGGCTGAGGGGAAAAGTAAGAATTTTAATGATATTCTTGATAAATGGCTGCAAGGAGATTTCATTGAAGAACGTTTGTATGGCCTGTATTTGTTAAGTAAAACAAATAAGTCCATTTTAAAAGAAGATCTTGAAGGCCTTGAATTACATGCAACACTTGAACAGGAATTTGCAGAATATATTTGTCAGATATCTCGAGTGAGGAAAAAAGATCACTCTCCAGAGTATATAAAGAACGGCTATATGACTGCTGATATGCTTTGTCAGTTTAACAAAAATAATGAACATACAGCAGAGGGGCTGTATTTGACTTGGTTTATGATTTTTGACCAAGCAGTTATCCGAAGCTATAGTATGGGTAATTGTACGGCCTGGGCAGCAGCGACTGAATATATCTGGGGAAAATATCAGTTGTCACCATCCAGTCAGAAAGAAATAGCATATAAGTATGGTATTTCACAAGCAACGATTACTAAATATGTAAAACTTGTGAAAGAACTCCTCCAGTGA
- a CDS encoding ATP phosphoribosyltransferase regulatory subunit yields the protein MLFMFEKPLGMRDTLPSLYEAKKRVRQSMTDEINSWGFQFIETPTLEYYETIGEASAILDQQLFKLLDQQGHSLVLRPDMTAPIARVAASRLYNEGYPLRLAYSANVFRAQQREGGRPAEFEQIGVESIGDGTISSDAEAIALMVSSLKKSGLSHFTVAIGHIGYVNALFLEILGNEERANVLRRFLYEKNYVGYREHVKSLALSSIDKQRLLLLLQLRGNETKIADARENVESVSGRETVEELDQLWTQLEAYGVTDHIKIDFNLVSHMSYYTGILFEVYAENVGFLIGNGGRYDQLFEKFGRPAPATGFGIRLDRLIEALDLSEEKEDIHCVIFSGEQRSAAIQFAQEERSKGKRVILQDINGLNDVDACANAFNEVTYFIGKGKRGAE from the coding sequence ATGTTGTTTATGTTTGAAAAACCGTTAGGAATGAGAGATACATTACCTTCGTTATATGAAGCAAAGAAAAGAGTACGTCAGTCAATGACAGATGAAATCAATAGCTGGGGCTTTCAGTTTATTGAAACACCTACACTTGAATATTATGAAACGATTGGTGAGGCATCAGCTATTTTAGATCAGCAGCTATTCAAATTGCTTGACCAACAAGGTCATTCGTTAGTACTAAGACCTGATATGACTGCACCTATTGCGAGAGTAGCAGCTTCTCGTTTATATAATGAAGGCTATCCATTAAGGCTAGCTTATTCTGCTAATGTATTCCGTGCTCAGCAAAGAGAAGGCGGCAGACCAGCAGAGTTTGAACAAATTGGGGTCGAGAGCATTGGAGATGGAACTATAAGCTCTGATGCCGAGGCCATTGCATTAATGGTATCTTCTTTGAAAAAATCTGGGTTATCACATTTTACGGTTGCAATTGGACATATTGGCTATGTGAATGCCTTATTTTTAGAAATACTCGGTAATGAAGAACGAGCAAATGTGTTGAGACGCTTTTTATATGAAAAGAATTATGTAGGATACCGAGAGCATGTGAAAAGCTTAGCTCTTTCATCGATCGATAAACAAAGACTGTTATTACTTCTTCAGTTAAGAGGAAATGAAACGAAAATTGCGGATGCGAGAGAAAATGTAGAAAGTGTTAGTGGTCGTGAGACGGTTGAAGAGTTAGACCAACTTTGGACACAGCTTGAAGCGTATGGTGTGACCGATCATATTAAAATTGACTTTAACCTTGTAAGTCATATGAGTTATTATACAGGGATTTTATTTGAGGTATATGCGGAAAATGTCGGCTTTTTAATTGGAAATGGTGGACGCTATGATCAACTATTTGAAAAATTTGGTCGTCCTGCTCCGGCAACAGGATTCGGAATTCGTCTTGATCGGTTAATAGAAGCATTAGATTTAAGTGAAGAAAAAGAGGATATTCATTGTGTGATTTTTAGTGGAGAGCAGCGTAGTGCAGCCATCCAATTTGCACAAGAAGAGCGAAGTAAAGGGAAAAGAGTTATTTTGCAGGATATCAATGGTTTGAATGATGTAGATGCTTGTGCAAATGCATTCAATGAAGTGACTTATTTTATCGGAAAAGGAAAAAGGGGGGCAGAGTGA
- the ppaX gene encoding pyrophosphatase PpaX, with the protein MGINTLLFDLDGTLIDTNDLIISSFMHTLEQYFPNEFTREDVLKFIGPPLYDSFVALDENRVDEMIATYREHNIANHDALVKEYEGVYEGIKELHAKGYKLGIVTTKMRNTVNMGLKLTGLDQFFDVVVTLDDVKNAKPDPEPVQLALSQLKSKASEAIMVGDNSHDILSGKNAGTLTAGVAWTVKGKEYLATFEPDFMLEHMNDLIKIVGAE; encoded by the coding sequence ATGGGAATTAATACACTTTTATTTGATTTAGATGGAACATTAATTGATACGAATGACCTTATTATTTCTTCATTTATGCATACACTTGAACAATATTTTCCGAATGAATTTACTCGTGAGGATGTATTGAAATTCATTGGTCCACCTTTATATGATTCTTTTGTTGCACTTGATGAAAATCGAGTAGATGAAATGATTGCTACTTATCGAGAACATAACATTGCTAATCATGATGCTCTTGTTAAAGAGTACGAAGGAGTTTATGAGGGAATTAAGGAACTCCATGCAAAAGGTTATAAGCTCGGAATTGTAACAACAAAAATGAGAAACACCGTAAATATGGGCCTAAAGCTTACTGGGTTAGATCAATTCTTTGATGTCGTTGTTACATTAGATGATGTAAAAAATGCAAAGCCAGATCCGGAGCCAGTTCAGCTTGCATTATCACAGTTGAAGTCGAAAGCATCAGAAGCGATTATGGTCGGTGACAATTCACATGACATTTTATCAGGGAAGAATGCAGGAACATTAACTGCGGGAGTTGCATGGACAGTTAAAGGGAAAGAATATTTAGCTACGTTTGAGCCGGATTTTATGCTTGAGCACATGAATGATTTAATTAAAATCGTTGGAGCTGAGTAA
- the hisH gene encoding imidazole glycerol phosphate synthase subunit HisH — MIGIIDYGMGNLYSVSKALERMNYEYVISDSPAVLNKTKGLILPGVGSFKDAMSILNETGLTSYIKETVATGKPLLGICLGMQLLFEKSEENGLTEGLGFLKGEVIRFPGETPSGELYKVPHMGWNELNIQANSPLLASIDQGHVYFVHSYYVNTEDKDVVLASSSYDVEVPAVVGDGQVFGTQFHPEKSSDIGLTILKNYAAVVEGR, encoded by the coding sequence ATGATAGGTATTATTGATTATGGCATGGGGAATTTATACAGCGTGAGCAAGGCCCTTGAACGCATGAACTATGAATACGTCATATCAGATTCTCCGGCCGTCTTAAACAAGACAAAAGGGTTGATTCTACCGGGAGTGGGTTCCTTCAAAGATGCGATGTCTATATTAAATGAAACAGGTCTTACAAGCTACATAAAGGAAACGGTAGCAACGGGTAAACCGCTTCTTGGGATCTGCTTAGGTATGCAACTGTTGTTTGAAAAAAGTGAAGAAAATGGCTTAACAGAAGGCTTAGGTTTTTTAAAAGGAGAAGTCATTCGTTTTCCTGGTGAAACTCCCTCTGGTGAGTTATATAAAGTACCACATATGGGTTGGAATGAATTAAATATACAAGCAAATTCACCGTTGTTAGCTTCGATTGATCAAGGTCATGTCTACTTTGTTCACTCCTATTATGTGAATACAGAGGACAAAGATGTGGTCTTAGCAAGTAGTTCTTATGATGTGGAAGTGCCGGCTGTGGTTGGGGATGGGCAAGTATTTGGAACTCAGTTTCATCCTGAGAAAAGTAGTGATATTGGATTAACAATTCTAAAAAACTATGCAGCGGTCGTTGAGGGGAGATAA
- the hisB gene encoding imidazoleglycerol-phosphate dehydratase HisB, which produces MSRQSVVERKTNETDIKLSFEVDGEGQSNLDTGVPFLTHMLDLFTKHGQFNLTVNANGDTEIDDHHTTEDIGICLGQALREALGDKKGIKRYGNAFVPMDEALAQVVIDLSNRPHFELKGEFPSSRVGTFDTELVHEFLWKLALEARMNLHVIVHYGTNTHHMIEAVFKALGRALDEATIVDPRVKGVPSTKGML; this is translated from the coding sequence ATGTCAAGACAATCCGTGGTGGAACGAAAAACAAATGAAACAGATATAAAGTTAAGCTTTGAGGTTGATGGTGAAGGTCAATCAAACCTTGATACAGGTGTTCCATTTTTAACTCATATGCTTGATTTATTCACAAAGCATGGTCAATTTAACTTAACAGTTAATGCGAATGGAGATACAGAAATTGATGATCACCACACAACAGAAGATATCGGAATCTGTCTAGGGCAGGCGTTACGTGAGGCGTTAGGTGATAAAAAAGGGATTAAACGCTATGGAAATGCATTTGTTCCGATGGATGAGGCATTAGCGCAAGTGGTCATCGATTTAAGCAATCGTCCTCATTTTGAACTAAAAGGAGAGTTTCCGAGCTCTCGTGTAGGAACCTTTGATACTGAGTTAGTTCATGAATTTTTATGGAAGTTAGCATTAGAAGCAAGAATGAACCTTCATGTGATCGTTCATTACGGAACAAACACTCATCATATGATTGAAGCAGTATTTAAAGCATTAGGACGTGCTCTTGATGAAGCAACGATTGTGGACCCGCGTGTGAAGGGAGTCCCTTCGACGAAAGGAATGTTATAA
- the hisF gene encoding imidazole glycerol phosphate synthase subunit HisF, with amino-acid sequence MITKRIIPCLDVKEGRVVKGIQFVGLRDAGDPVELAKFYDEEGADELVFLDISASHEGRKTMVEVVEQVAAQLAIPFTVGGGINSLEDMKKILRAGADKVSLNTAALLNPELITEGANFFGSQCIVVAIDAKFDEELGSWRVYTHGGRNATDWEVVSWAKEVVKRGAGEILLTSMDSDGGKDGFNLKLTSAVSSAVSVPVIASGGAGNSAHFADAFADGKADAALAASIFHYKETSVKEVKSFLKEKGVNVR; translated from the coding sequence GTGATAACAAAGCGTATTATTCCTTGCCTTGATGTAAAAGAAGGACGTGTTGTCAAAGGAATTCAGTTTGTTGGATTAAGAGATGCTGGCGATCCTGTTGAATTAGCGAAGTTTTATGATGAAGAAGGTGCAGATGAGCTAGTATTCCTAGACATCTCAGCTTCACACGAGGGGCGTAAAACCATGGTTGAGGTTGTTGAACAAGTAGCAGCACAGCTTGCAATTCCTTTTACCGTTGGTGGTGGAATTAACTCTTTGGAAGATATGAAAAAGATTCTTCGAGCAGGGGCAGATAAAGTATCATTAAACACAGCTGCATTACTTAATCCGGAATTAATCACCGAAGGAGCTAACTTTTTTGGCTCGCAATGTATTGTTGTGGCGATTGATGCTAAATTTGATGAAGAACTAGGTTCATGGCGTGTTTATACACATGGTGGTCGTAATGCGACTGACTGGGAAGTTGTCTCATGGGCAAAAGAAGTGGTGAAGCGTGGTGCAGGTGAAATCCTTCTCACGAGCATGGATAGTGACGGTGGCAAAGATGGATTTAACCTGAAATTAACGAGCGCTGTTAGTTCCGCTGTTTCTGTACCTGTTATTGCATCTGGGGGAGCGGGAAATTCAGCTCACTTTGCTGATGCGTTTGCAGACGGAAAAGCAGATGCAGCACTAGCCGCAAGTATTTTTCATTATAAAGAAACTTCTGTTAAAGAAGTAAAATCATTTTTAAAGGAAAAGGGGGTTAATGTGCGATGA
- a CDS encoding acyltransferase, translated as MRRTTRYPVEGANSLWHVYKTVPFWKVVKNFIVIQLARYTPILGLKNWLYRTFLKMKIGDQTSFALMVMLDVMFPEKISVGRNTVIGYNTTILAHEYLIKEYRLGDVEIGDEVMIGANSTILPGVKIGNHAIVSAGTLVHKDVPEGCFVGGNPMRVIYTKEEMLERE; from the coding sequence TTGAGAAGAACGACAAGATATCCAGTAGAAGGGGCTAATTCGCTTTGGCATGTGTATAAAACGGTCCCGTTTTGGAAGGTTGTAAAAAACTTCATTGTTATTCAGCTTGCTCGATATACCCCTATATTGGGATTGAAGAATTGGTTATATCGCACCTTTTTGAAGATGAAAATTGGAGATCAAACTTCTTTTGCATTAATGGTGATGTTGGATGTGATGTTCCCTGAGAAAATCAGTGTGGGCCGAAATACAGTGATCGGATATAATACGACGATCCTAGCTCACGAATATTTAATTAAAGAATATCGTCTTGGTGATGTTGAGATTGGTGATGAAGTCATGATTGGTGCCAATTCAACCATCCTACCAGGAGTCAAAATCGGCAACCATGCAATTGTCTCAGCTGGAACTCTAGTCCATAAAGATGTCCCTGAAGGATGTTTTGTAGGTGGGAATCCGATGAGAGTGATCTATACGAAGGAAGAAATGTTGGAGCGGGAGTAG
- the trxB gene encoding thioredoxin-disulfide reductase, translating to MSEEKIYDVIIAGAGPAGLTAAVYTSRANLSTLMLERGIPGGQMANTEDVENYPGFDHILGPDLSNKMFEHAKKFGAEYAYGDIKEIIDGEEYKTIIAGSKQYKARAVIISTGAEYKKIGVPGEKELGGRGVSYCAVCDGAFFKQKELVVVGGGDSAVEEGVYLTRFATKVTIVHRRDELRAQKILQQRAFDNEKIDFIWNATVKEINGDGKVGSVTLVDTETGKEREFPADGVFIYIGMVPLSKPFENLGITNGSGYIETNDRMETKVPGIFAAGDIREKSLRQIVTATGDGSIAAQSAQHYVEELVEKLKA from the coding sequence GTGTCAGAAGAAAAAATTTATGACGTGATTATTGCGGGTGCTGGTCCTGCAGGATTAACAGCTGCTGTTTATACATCTCGTGCAAATTTATCAACGTTAATGCTTGAGCGTGGTATCCCAGGTGGGCAGATGGCCAATACAGAGGATGTTGAAAACTATCCTGGATTTGACCATATTTTAGGTCCAGATCTTTCGAATAAAATGTTTGAGCATGCAAAAAAGTTCGGTGCTGAATATGCGTACGGGGATATTAAAGAGATTATTGATGGTGAAGAATATAAAACGATTATAGCAGGAAGCAAACAATATAAAGCACGCGCTGTGATTATTTCAACAGGTGCCGAGTACAAGAAAATTGGTGTGCCAGGCGAAAAAGAACTTGGTGGACGTGGCGTTTCATATTGTGCTGTATGTGATGGAGCATTTTTTAAACAAAAAGAACTAGTTGTAGTTGGTGGCGGAGACTCGGCAGTGGAAGAGGGCGTATATCTTACTCGTTTTGCTACTAAGGTAACGATCGTGCACAGACGTGATGAACTTCGCGCCCAAAAAATTCTTCAACAACGTGCATTTGATAACGAAAAGATTGATTTCATTTGGAATGCAACAGTGAAGGAAATCAATGGAGATGGCAAAGTCGGAAGTGTCACATTAGTTGATACGGAAACAGGAAAAGAAAGAGAATTTCCTGCTGATGGAGTATTTATCTACATTGGAATGGTTCCACTTTCAAAGCCATTTGAAAACCTAGGGATTACAAATGGTAGTGGATATATTGAAACGAATGATCGAATGGAAACGAAAGTTCCCGGGATTTTTGCAGCAGGGGATATCCGTGAAAAATCACTTCGACAAATCGTAACGGCAACAGGTGATGGAAGTATTGCCGCACAAAGTGCACAGCATTACGTAGAAGAACTTGTAGAGAAACTAAAAGCCTAA
- the hisIE gene encoding bifunctional phosphoribosyl-AMP cyclohydrolase/phosphoribosyl-ATP diphosphatase HisIE produces MSFPIDLVFDEKGLIPAIVQDAASKEVLTLAYMNEESFQKSVETRETWFYSRSRQELWHKGATSGNIQKIVDMRYDCDKDAILVLVQPEGPACHTGTYSCFNDSLLENKVRSEADRFAIINELEQLIAAREAERPEGSYTTYLFEKGVDKILKKVGEEASEVIIAAKNRDAEELKWETADLLYHLLVLLREQKLPLSEVLKALEKRR; encoded by the coding sequence ATGAGTTTCCCTATCGATCTTGTTTTTGATGAAAAAGGGCTAATTCCTGCGATTGTCCAGGATGCAGCAAGTAAAGAAGTGTTAACATTAGCATATATGAATGAAGAATCGTTTCAAAAATCGGTTGAAACCCGTGAAACATGGTTTTATAGTCGTTCAAGACAAGAGCTTTGGCATAAAGGAGCAACTTCAGGTAATATCCAAAAAATTGTAGATATGAGATATGACTGTGATAAGGATGCGATTCTTGTCTTGGTGCAACCTGAGGGACCAGCATGTCATACAGGAACCTATAGTTGCTTTAATGATAGCTTGCTAGAAAATAAAGTAAGATCAGAAGCAGACCGTTTCGCAATTATCAATGAATTAGAACAGCTTATTGCTGCTCGAGAGGCTGAGCGACCAGAAGGATCTTATACAACTTACTTATTTGAAAAAGGCGTTGATAAAATCCTTAAGAAGGTTGGAGAAGAAGCTTCAGAGGTCATTATCGCTGCAAAAAATCGTGATGCAGAAGAACTTAAATGGGAAACAGCTGACTTGCTTTATCACTTGCTTGTACTTTTACGTGAACAAAAACTACCGTTGTCTGAAGTGTTGAAAGCTTTGGAAAAGAGAAGGTAA
- the hisD gene encoding histidinol dehydrogenase: MKIERVNSEVSLKRTIDSGTEVQRNAVQSILNDVINEGDAALSRYTEKFDGVSLSDFQVTEEEIRAAYSSLDDELVAIIKEAAANIEDYHSRQVKQSWITMQENGTLLGQKITPLDAVGVYVPGGKAAYPSSVLMNVIPAKVAGVKRIVMVSPPDKDGLLPAGVLVAANELGVKEIYKVGGAQAVAALAYGTESIKQVDKIVGPGNIYVALAKREVFGTVDIDMIAGPSEIVVLADKTAKANEVAADLLSQAEHDERASSILVTPSMELAEAVALEVEKQLETLPRKEIAEASIRDFGAIYVTSSLAVAVDVVNDLAPEHLEIITTDPMNLMGKIRHAGAIFLGRYSTEPIGDYFAGPNHVLPTNGTARFSSPLSVDDFVKKSSIISYSEQAVKENAAKIAAFARLEGLEAHARAVEERLKD; this comes from the coding sequence ATGAAAATTGAACGTGTAAATAGTGAGGTATCACTTAAAAGAACGATTGATAGTGGGACAGAAGTACAACGAAACGCAGTTCAATCTATTTTAAATGATGTCATAAATGAAGGCGATGCTGCACTTTCTCGATATACAGAAAAGTTTGATGGTGTCTCATTATCTGATTTTCAAGTAACAGAGGAAGAAATTAGAGCGGCTTATTCAAGCTTAGATGATGAACTAGTTGCAATTATCAAGGAAGCAGCTGCAAATATTGAGGACTATCATTCTAGGCAAGTGAAACAATCATGGATTACGATGCAGGAAAATGGCACGCTTTTAGGTCAAAAAATAACACCTCTAGATGCGGTTGGCGTTTATGTACCCGGTGGCAAGGCTGCCTATCCATCTTCTGTATTGATGAATGTGATTCCAGCAAAGGTAGCGGGTGTGAAGCGAATCGTCATGGTTTCACCACCTGACAAGGATGGATTATTGCCAGCAGGTGTGTTAGTTGCAGCCAATGAATTGGGAGTCAAGGAAATCTATAAAGTTGGTGGTGCTCAGGCAGTTGCTGCTCTGGCATATGGAACGGAGTCCATTAAACAGGTAGATAAAATTGTCGGACCAGGAAACATCTATGTTGCGCTTGCAAAGCGTGAAGTATTTGGTACGGTCGATATTGATATGATTGCAGGACCAAGTGAAATTGTCGTACTCGCAGATAAAACCGCAAAGGCGAATGAAGTCGCTGCGGATTTATTATCACAGGCAGAGCATGATGAAAGAGCTTCGAGTATTCTAGTGACACCTTCAATGGAGCTTGCTGAAGCGGTAGCGCTTGAAGTGGAAAAACAACTAGAGACTTTACCGAGAAAAGAGATCGCAGAAGCGTCCATACGTGATTTCGGGGCAATCTATGTAACATCTTCATTAGCAGTAGCAGTAGATGTTGTAAATGATTTAGCGCCAGAGCACTTAGAGATTATTACAACCGATCCAATGAACTTGATGGGTAAAATACGTCATGCAGGAGCTATTTTCTTAGGGAGATATAGTACTGAACCCATTGGTGATTACTTTGCCGGTCCAAATCATGTGCTTCCTACAAACGGAACAGCACGATTTTCGAGCCCGTTAAGTGTTGATGATTTTGTGAAAAAGTCTAGTATTATTTCATATAGTGAGCAAGCTGTAAAAGAGAATGCAGCTAAGATAGCAGCTTTTGCAAGATTAGAAGGTCTTGAGGCCCATGCAAGGGCGGTAGAAGAACGGTTGAAAGATTAA
- the hisA gene encoding 1-(5-phosphoribosyl)-5-[(5-phosphoribosylamino)methylideneamino]imidazole-4-carboxamide isomerase has translation MSFTIYPAIDMRGGKCVRLVQGDYDQETVYGDSPFDMAKLFDDAGAEWIHMVDLDGAKLGKRVNDQYVVEVAQKLRAKVQIGGGIRTEEDVTYYIENGVDRVILGSAAISNPKFVKEMLKKYGSKIAIGIDAKDGYVATEGWLNTSTVKATDLGVELTNAGAEVFIFTDIATDGMLSGPNLKAVVEMAQATGKQVIASGGVSSIADLKSLNVVEGEGVSGAIVGKALYTNQFTLAEALREVGNK, from the coding sequence ATGAGTTTTACGATTTATCCTGCCATTGATATGCGTGGTGGAAAATGTGTAAGGTTGGTACAAGGGGATTATGATCAAGAAACAGTATACGGCGATTCCCCATTTGATATGGCAAAGCTTTTTGATGATGCTGGGGCTGAGTGGATCCATATGGTTGATTTGGATGGTGCGAAACTTGGAAAACGTGTAAATGATCAGTATGTGGTTGAGGTTGCACAGAAGCTTCGTGCAAAGGTGCAAATTGGTGGAGGTATCCGAACAGAAGAAGATGTTACCTATTATATTGAAAATGGGGTCGATCGAGTCATCCTTGGTAGTGCGGCCATTTCCAATCCTAAGTTTGTAAAAGAGATGTTGAAAAAATATGGTTCGAAAATTGCGATTGGTATAGATGCGAAAGATGGATATGTAGCAACTGAAGGCTGGTTAAATACTTCAACAGTAAAAGCGACTGATCTTGGCGTGGAACTCACGAATGCTGGGGCAGAGGTATTTATTTTCACTGATATCGCGACCGACGGAATGCTATCGGGTCCGAATCTTAAGGCTGTTGTAGAAATGGCACAAGCGACTGGTAAGCAAGTCATTGCATCTGGCGGTGTAAGCTCAATCGCTGACCTAAAGAGTCTAAATGTGGTTGAGGGTGAAGGTGTAAGTGGTGCAATTGTTGGAAAAGCCCTTTATACAAATCAATTTACTCTAGCTGAAGCACTTAGAGAGGTGGGAAATAAGTGA
- the hisG gene encoding ATP phosphoribosyltransferase yields MREILTIAMPKGRIFEEAVVLLRNAGYQLPPEFDDSRKLIIDVPEESIRFILAKPMDVTTYVEHGVADIGIAGKDVMLEEERDVYEVLDLKISKCHLAVAGLPNTKMSDVAPKVATKYPNVASSYFREQGQQVEIIKLNGSIELAPMIGLADRIVDIVSTGRTLEENGLVQMEHIVDITSRLIVNPVSYRLKDKVIDDLVERLSNTLSS; encoded by the coding sequence ATGAGAGAAATATTAACCATTGCCATGCCTAAAGGGCGAATATTTGAAGAAGCAGTTGTGCTATTAAGAAATGCAGGCTATCAGCTGCCACCTGAATTTGATGACTCTAGAAAGCTGATCATCGATGTTCCAGAAGAGTCGATTCGCTTTATATTAGCAAAACCAATGGATGTAACAACCTATGTAGAGCATGGTGTAGCAGATATCGGGATTGCAGGTAAAGATGTCATGCTTGAAGAAGAACGTGACGTGTATGAGGTTCTTGATCTTAAAATCAGTAAATGTCATTTAGCAGTTGCAGGCTTACCGAATACGAAAATGAGTGATGTTGCACCAAAAGTAGCAACAAAATATCCAAACGTAGCATCTAGTTATTTTAGAGAGCAAGGACAACAAGTAGAAATTATCAAACTGAATGGTTCGATTGAGCTTGCGCCAATGATTGGATTAGCTGATCGGATTGTAGATATTGTATCTACGGGAAGAACGCTTGAGGAAAATGGCCTTGTTCAGATGGAACATATTGTTGATATCACCTCACGCTTAATTGTAAATCCTGTTAGTTATCGTCTGAAAGATAAAGTGATTGATGATTTAGTTGAAAGACTTTCAAATACTCTATCTTCGTAA